In Oncorhynchus mykiss isolate Arlee chromosome 1, USDA_OmykA_1.1, whole genome shotgun sequence, the following proteins share a genomic window:
- the insyn2a gene encoding inhibitory synaptic factor 2A, with the protein MVSKENSKVVLSNSESDSEAGPSQSLEVQYGPDGKQQVKKRNKALQVRFKDICDAQKEQRAGGRGARSISCKVAYRKYMTMPARRSIPNVTKSTGVQTSPDLTKHYQTFPFERKKGHTIKHTALVEDYKGQNNGFLSDLKGQEEALGLEECSSSQGAGKHVRQTQALLHHTDDSSGTEDLLSIANCVDGRACPDSSRITKDTECFANDPTPRGEPENPAYGARTKHKGLSKADTMGANPSAKRQLANCEEPLQDSRSKVTSPVAWNSLTQVEGLGLGSPSVRCKRKKAMQPNGQQSQTLPHPHSAGCSVARVKAHQCRSGTLPTPMKPQPGLDSQACPPGRQGACKEIVPLAGNGDIKEKLQAMENLISSSQETIKVLLGVIQELEKGEAQREGLSYRTGQDTANCDTCRNSACIIYSVELDFKQQEDKLQPLIKRLCPLDDPQYPALPYPHEVFTSTPKRKSKTESKKHGRWKLWFL; encoded by the exons ATGGTGAGCAAGGAAAACAGCAAGGTCGTGCTATCCAACTCAGAGTCCGATTCAGAGGCAGGCCCGTCACAAAGCCTGGAGGTGCAGTACGGTCCTGACGGCAAACAGCAGGTGAAGAAGAGGAACAAAGCCTTACAAGTCCGCTTCAAGGACATATGTGACGCCCAGAAGGAGCAGCGGGCAGGGGGGCGAGGAGCCCGGTCCATTTCCTGTAAAGTGGCTTACAGGAAGTACATGACGATGCCTGCGCGGCGCTCCATCCCCAATGTGACTAAGAGCACAGGTGTCCAGACGTCACCGGACCTTACGAAACACTACCAGACTTTCCCCTTCGAGCGAAAGAAAGGACATACGATCAAACACACAGCCTTGGTGGAGGACTACAAGGGCCAGAACAACGGGTTTTTGAGTGACTTGAAAGGGCAGGAGGAGGCGCTGGGTTTAGAGGAGTGCTCGTCTTCTCAGGGTGCAGGGAAGCATGTGCGGCAGACGCAAGCACTGCTCCACCACACGGACGACAGCAGTGGCACAGAGGATCTGTTATCCATTGCCAACTGTGTAGATGGGCGTGCGTGCCCGGACTCCTCTCGCATCACAAAGGACACAGAATGCTTTGCAAACGACCCAACTCCCAGGGGAGAGCCAGAGAACCCTGCCTATGGCGCGAGGACCAAACACAAAGGATTATCCAAAGCGGACACAATGGGTGCCAACCCTTCTGCCAAGCGCCAGCTGGCCAACTGTGAGGAACCCTTACAGGACTCAAGGTCAAAGGTCACAAGTCCAGTTGCCTGGAACTCCCTGACGCAAGTGGAAGGTCTAGGCCTAGGGAGTCCGTCGGTGCGCTGCAAACGCAAAAAGGCCATGCAGCCCAATGGACAACAGTCCCAGACACTGCCCCACCCCCACAGTGCTGGCTGCTCTGTAGCTAGGGTAAAGGCACATCAGTGCCGATCAGGGACTTTACCAACCCCAATGAAACCCCAACCTGGCCTGGACAGCCAGGCATGCCCCCCAGGACGGCAGGGTGCCTGCAAGGAGATAGTGCCCTTAGCTGGGAACGGGGATATTAAAGAAAAGCTCCAGGCCATGGAAAACCTCATCAGCTCCAGTCAGGAGACCATCAAAGTCTTACTGGGGGTCATCCAAGAGCTGGAGAAGGGCGAGGCTCAGAGAGAAGG GCTTTCCTACcgaacaggacaggacacagcCAACTGCGACACGTGTCGAAACAGTGCCTGCATCATTTATAG tgtggaGCTGGACTTCAAGCAGCAGGAGGACAAATTACAGCCCCTGATTAAGAGACTGTGCCCCTTGGACGACCCTCAATACCCTGCTCTGCCTTACCCCCACGAGGTGTTCACCTCAACCCCCAAACGCAAGTCCAAGACAGAGTCCAAAAAGCATGGTCGCTGGAAACTCTGGTTCCTATAA